From Virgibacillus ihumii, the proteins below share one genomic window:
- a CDS encoding rhodanese-related sulfurtransferase: MTSSNEYQVLLYYKYVSIEDPAEYASEHLQFCNDLELKGRILVAHEGINGTVSGTVEQTNKYMEEMHNDPRFAEMEFKIDPHDGHAFKKMHVRPRNELVSLRLEDDINPKQTTGQYFEPKEFFEAMQDDNTVVLDARNDYEYDLGHFRGAIRPDIEAFRELPEWVEKNKHLIEGKRILTYCTGGIRCEKFSGWLIKEGFEDVAQLHGGIVTYGKDPEVQGELWDGRCYVFDERISVPINKKDHVIVGEDYFDGKPCERYVNCANPECNKQIICSEENEHKYMRGCSHECRVSPRNMYVKEHDLSEEEIQQRLMNIEDEKIKQEV, from the coding sequence ATGACAAGCAGTAATGAGTATCAGGTTTTACTGTACTACAAGTATGTATCGATAGAGGACCCTGCAGAATATGCAAGTGAGCATCTGCAATTTTGCAATGACTTGGAATTGAAAGGACGCATTCTTGTAGCACATGAAGGAATCAACGGCACCGTATCCGGTACGGTTGAACAAACGAACAAATATATGGAAGAGATGCACAATGATCCGCGTTTTGCGGAAATGGAATTCAAAATTGACCCGCATGACGGGCACGCGTTCAAAAAAATGCATGTGCGTCCGCGTAATGAGCTGGTTTCACTTCGGCTCGAAGATGATATCAATCCGAAACAAACGACAGGTCAATATTTTGAACCAAAAGAATTTTTTGAGGCAATGCAGGATGACAATACAGTCGTATTAGACGCTAGAAACGACTACGAATATGACCTTGGACATTTTCGTGGTGCTATTCGCCCGGATATCGAAGCTTTCCGCGAACTGCCTGAATGGGTGGAAAAGAACAAACACCTGATTGAAGGCAAACGAATTCTGACTTATTGCACCGGGGGAATCCGTTGCGAAAAATTTTCCGGATGGCTGATTAAAGAAGGCTTTGAAGATGTAGCTCAACTGCACGGTGGAATCGTCACATACGGCAAAGATCCGGAAGTGCAAGGCGAACTGTGGGACGGACGGTGCTACGTGTTTGACGAACGTATCTCCGTACCAATCAACAAAAAAGACCACGTTATTGTCGGTGAGGATTACTTTGACGGAAAACCATGTGAACGGTATGTAAACTGCGCTAATCCGGAATGCAACAAACAGATTATCTGCTCTGAGGAAAATGAGCATAAATATATGCGCGGCTGCTCGCATGAATGCCGTGTCAGCCCCCGTAATATGTACGTGAAGGAACACGACCTTTCAGAAGAAGAAATTCAGCAGAGACTGATGAATATTGAAGATGAAAAGATTAAACAGGAAGTGTAA
- a CDS encoding cold shock domain-containing protein has protein sequence MMTGKVKWFNAEKGFGFIEREDGDDVFVHFSAINAEGFKTLEEGQDVEFEIVEGNRGPQAANVNAQ, from the coding sequence ATGATGACTGGTAAAGTAAAATGGTTTAACGCTGAAAAAGGGTTCGGTTTCATCGAGCGCGAAGACGGAGACGACGTATTCGTACACTTCTCAGCAATCAATGCTGAAGGTTTCAAAACGCTTGAAGAAGGTCAAGACGTTGAATTTGAAATCGTTGAAGGAAACCGCGGACCGCAAGCAGCTAACGTAAACGCTCAATAA
- a CDS encoding class I SAM-dependent methyltransferase, protein MTESFDWHKEAEVQWDGRAGFWNERSKTMWDDGSRKDIIPFIEKHLQKENSILDIGCGDGYGTYRLHKSGYIATGMDLSNEMISKARERLNQNEIHFIQGDISNMPFSDGSFDAVMAINVLEWTEKPAVALQELFRVLKRGGTLYCGILGPAAGPRANSYPRLHGEKAICNTMMPWEFEKLAADYNFTYLDGFGVYKEGVKPHHHEGLSPDLRQALSFLWLFMLRKEGE, encoded by the coding sequence ATGACTGAGTCGTTTGATTGGCATAAGGAAGCAGAAGTTCAATGGGACGGACGTGCCGGCTTCTGGAATGAACGGAGTAAGACAATGTGGGATGACGGCAGCCGAAAAGATATCATTCCATTTATTGAGAAGCATTTGCAGAAAGAAAACAGTATTCTTGATATTGGCTGTGGAGATGGTTATGGTACATACAGACTGCATAAATCGGGATATATTGCGACTGGGATGGATCTGTCCAATGAAATGATCAGTAAGGCGAGGGAACGGCTGAATCAGAATGAAATCCACTTCATCCAAGGTGATATTTCCAATATGCCATTTTCGGATGGTAGTTTTGATGCGGTAATGGCAATCAATGTATTGGAATGGACAGAAAAGCCTGCGGTTGCATTGCAGGAGTTGTTTCGTGTGTTGAAGCGCGGCGGGACTCTGTATTGCGGAATTCTTGGGCCGGCAGCAGGTCCACGGGCAAACAGCTATCCGCGCCTGCATGGTGAAAAGGCGATTTGCAACACAATGATGCCATGGGAATTCGAAAAGCTGGCGGCAGACTATAATTTTACATATCTGGACGGATTCGGTGTTTACAAAGAAGGTGTAAAACCACATCATCACGAAGGTTTGTCACCTGATTTAAGGCAGGCATTATCATTTTTGTGGTTGTTTATGCTCAGGAAAGAAGGTGAATAA
- a CDS encoding GNAT family N-acetyltransferase gives MKWKVKSFSELTTNELYELLKARVDVFVVEQDCPYPELDNYDQEAMHYFLKINEEIAANVRILPAGSKFENVSIGRVLVTGKFRGNGYAKQLMQKAIAYSVEQWHAPTIQIQGQEYLKKFYTELGFRQVSASYMEDGIPHIDMIWEQN, from the coding sequence GTGAAATGGAAAGTCAAATCATTTTCGGAATTAACAACGAATGAGTTATACGAACTACTGAAGGCAAGGGTTGATGTTTTCGTGGTCGAACAGGATTGTCCATACCCGGAATTGGATAATTATGATCAGGAGGCAATGCATTATTTTTTAAAAATTAATGAAGAGATTGCAGCAAATGTACGTATATTACCGGCTGGCTCAAAGTTTGAGAATGTCTCGATTGGCAGGGTTCTGGTGACTGGAAAATTTCGGGGGAACGGATATGCAAAACAGCTTATGCAAAAGGCGATTGCCTATAGTGTCGAGCAATGGCATGCGCCAACCATTCAAATTCAGGGGCAGGAATATTTGAAGAAATTTTACACGGAATTAGGTTTCAGACAAGTTTCAGCATCATATATGGAGGATGGAATTCCCCACATTGACATGATTTGGGAGCAGAATTGA
- a CDS encoding TraR/DksA C4-type zinc finger protein: MLTNEQMNQCKAALTERQDELINHVNDHFGMTQAFWKESMHELSSYDNHPGDMGTEMFEREKDTALNEHAEKELEDINAALHALENGTYGICAECGRDIPYERLAAMPTADRCLEHAEHRNPINDRPIEEQVFSPNINPDEVTPEEQTGYDAEDAWQEVGRYGTSETPSDFFGDRDNYDEMYPNSDENIGSVEDEESFLAADRYGKFTGVTPNHNKFEE, encoded by the coding sequence ATGCTAACAAACGAACAGATGAACCAGTGCAAAGCTGCTCTGACGGAGCGGCAGGACGAACTTATTAATCATGTCAACGATCATTTCGGAATGACCCAAGCTTTTTGGAAGGAATCGATGCATGAATTATCCAGTTATGATAATCATCCGGGCGATATGGGGACAGAAATGTTTGAGCGGGAAAAGGACACGGCATTAAATGAGCATGCTGAGAAGGAACTCGAAGATATTAATGCCGCACTGCATGCGCTGGAAAATGGGACATACGGAATTTGCGCAGAATGCGGAAGAGATATTCCCTATGAACGACTTGCTGCTATGCCGACTGCGGATAGATGTCTCGAACATGCTGAACATCGTAACCCAATTAATGACCGTCCGATTGAGGAGCAGGTGTTCAGTCCGAATATAAATCCCGATGAAGTGACACCTGAGGAACAGACGGGATATGACGCCGAGGATGCCTGGCAGGAAGTCGGCAGATACGGCACGTCAGAAACACCATCAGACTTCTTTGGTGACCGGGATAATTATGATGAAATGTACCCTAATAGTGATGAAAATATTGGCAGTGTCGAGGATGAAGAAAGCTTTCTTGCAGCAGACCGATACGGCAAATTTACAGGTGTAACACCGAACCATAATAAATTTGAAGAATAA
- a CDS encoding zinc ribbon domain-containing protein, which yields MQCPSCGLESDEGKYCTNCGAELPFHDDNNSSLSETVTGATSTKEQNKNQHYEKSEKLKTTGANFGHFFMALLKNPSEARKANKSDFSSGIIMFGLFSLLIAISYHFVINSVSLGPMGLSVMIELSFLDSFVIPFILLILLFFLIAGLTFLCSKLTIQAAKFPDIVAKYGAYLVPFFIFHIAGIVFSLVGFPAFALLLTFISILGMLLIAPTFILLEQPSDGFDRIYILLGLYITILLVYGFFMRIFLDALMGALMNSFMGGF from the coding sequence ATGCAATGTCCAAGTTGCGGTCTTGAATCAGATGAAGGAAAGTATTGCACAAATTGTGGAGCAGAACTGCCGTTTCACGACGATAACAACTCTTCCTTGTCTGAGACTGTCACGGGTGCCACATCCACCAAAGAACAAAATAAGAACCAGCATTATGAAAAGTCAGAAAAACTGAAAACAACAGGTGCGAATTTTGGCCACTTTTTTATGGCCCTTCTTAAAAACCCGAGTGAAGCAAGAAAAGCCAATAAATCGGATTTCAGTTCCGGAATCATTATGTTTGGTCTGTTTTCACTGCTGATAGCTATTAGTTACCATTTTGTCATCAATTCAGTGTCATTGGGACCTATGGGGCTATCTGTCATGATTGAACTCTCATTTCTGGATAGTTTTGTCATCCCGTTTATTTTGTTAATCCTGCTCTTCTTCTTAATCGCAGGATTAACATTTCTATGTTCCAAATTGACTATCCAGGCTGCAAAGTTTCCTGATATCGTTGCGAAGTACGGTGCATATCTGGTCCCGTTTTTTATATTTCATATTGCAGGCATCGTTTTTTCGCTGGTTGGATTTCCAGCTTTTGCACTATTGCTTACATTCATAAGTATACTGGGGATGCTGCTTATCGCTCCGACTTTCATCCTGTTGGAGCAGCCATCCGACGGGTTTGACCGAATATATATACTGCTGGGACTATATATCACCATCTTACTGGTCTATGGCTTTTTCATGCGAATCTTTCTGGATGCCCTTATGGGGGCGCTCATGAATTCATTTATGGGCGGGTTCTGA